The Blastomonas fulva genome contains a region encoding:
- a CDS encoding tyrosine recombinase XerC, translating to MADPAPPLISLWRAHLANNRRRSQHTVRAYVATAERLTEFLADHWGERPDARRLGDVTQADLRAFLAARRGDGLANRSTARELSAIRAFLAFAGEHSGSDGSAPRIKGPRIKRSLPRPIAPDDIMALGDVMASRDAPGWVQARDWAVLLLLYGAGLRISEAMGLTAAVLPLGETLRITGKGNKQRVVPVLPQLRDAISQYVALAPFDFSVDTPLFRGTRGGPLSPALVRRSMMNARRLLGLAEDATPHALRHSFATHLLAGGADLRSLQELLGHASLSSTQIYTQVDAAQLLDVYENAHPRA from the coding sequence ATGGCAGACCCCGCCCCTCCCCTGATCAGCCTGTGGCGCGCGCATCTGGCGAACAACCGCCGCCGATCGCAGCATACCGTGCGCGCCTATGTCGCGACCGCCGAACGACTGACCGAGTTCCTCGCCGATCACTGGGGCGAGCGACCCGATGCCAGGCGGCTGGGCGACGTGACCCAGGCCGATCTGCGCGCCTTTCTTGCGGCGCGGCGCGGGGATGGGCTCGCCAACCGTAGCACCGCACGCGAACTGTCGGCGATCCGCGCGTTCCTGGCGTTTGCTGGCGAACACAGCGGCTCGGACGGCAGCGCCCCACGCATCAAGGGCCCGCGGATCAAGCGCAGCCTGCCGCGCCCGATCGCACCCGACGACATCATGGCGCTGGGCGACGTCATGGCTTCGCGCGATGCGCCCGGATGGGTGCAGGCGCGCGACTGGGCGGTGCTGCTGCTCCTCTATGGCGCGGGGCTGCGCATCAGCGAGGCGATGGGGTTGACCGCCGCGGTGCTGCCGCTGGGCGAGACGCTGCGGATCACCGGCAAGGGCAACAAGCAGCGGGTCGTGCCCGTGCTGCCCCAGTTGCGCGACGCGATCAGCCAGTATGTCGCGCTCGCTCCGTTTGATTTTTCCGTCGATACGCCCCTGTTCAGGGGGACGCGTGGCGGTCCGCTGTCGCCTGCGCTGGTGCGGCGTTCGATGATGAACGCGCGCCGGCTGCTCGGACTGGCCGAGGACGCCACGCCACACGCGCTCCGCCACAGCTTTGCGACCCACCTGCTGGCGGGCGGCGCGGACCTGCGGTCGTTGCAGGAGCTGCTGGGCCATGCCAGCCTGTCGTCGACCCAGATCTATACCCAGGTCGACGCCGCACAACTGCTGGACGTTTACGAAAACGCGCACCCACGGGCCTGA
- a CDS encoding DedA family protein, translating to MNDFILNLVASGGYWGVALLMALENVFPPIPSELIMGLAGIEAGKGHINLWAVILAGTVGSVAGNYFWYAIGRTFGLKRLDHFVARWGRWFTLDHREISRFNNLFHRHGASTIFFARMIPTVRTLISLPAGIFQMSRTKFLVWTFAGAGLWNVVFAGIGFQLGSRIEEIDRYTGPISTGVIVLIIGAYLVRVIFWRPEAGNKTES from the coding sequence ATGAACGATTTTATCCTCAATCTGGTAGCCAGCGGCGGATATTGGGGCGTTGCCCTGCTGATGGCGCTGGAAAACGTGTTTCCGCCTATCCCGTCCGAGCTGATCATGGGGCTGGCGGGAATCGAGGCGGGCAAGGGCCACATCAACCTGTGGGCCGTGATCCTGGCAGGCACGGTCGGATCGGTCGCAGGCAACTATTTCTGGTACGCCATCGGTCGAACGTTCGGGCTCAAGCGTCTCGACCATTTCGTCGCCCGCTGGGGCCGCTGGTTCACGCTCGACCACCGCGAAATATCCCGCTTCAACAATCTGTTCCACCGCCACGGCGCCTCGACCATCTTCTTTGCGCGGATGATCCCCACGGTCCGGACACTGATCTCGCTTCCCGCGGGGATCTTCCAGATGAGCCGCACCAAGTTCCTCGTCTGGACCTTCGCAGGAGCAGGACTGTGGAATGTGGTGTTCGCCGGGATCGGCTTTCAGCTGGGCTCGCGGATCGAGGAGATCGATCGCTATACCGGACCGATATCGACCGGGGTGATCGTGCTGATCATCGGCGCCTATCTGGTGCGGGTGATCTTCTGGCGGCCCGAGGCAGGCAACAAGACCGAAAGCTGA
- the gshB gene encoding glutathione synthase yields the protein MKIAVQMDPMPGINIKGDSSFALMLSAQARGYTLYHYDVETLTYEAGQVTCHAHPVTVRAVQGDHFTFGDPVRLDLGEDVDVVLMRQDPPFDVGYITATHILERLKGRTLVVNDPASVRNAPEKVYVLDFERFMPPTLVTRSLDEVRRFQQKHGAIVVKPLHGNGGKAVFLVGEDGANLSALVELFGQIWREPFMVQPFLPEVAQGDKRIVLVDGKVAGAINRKPGEGEFRSNLAVGGYAESATLTEREQEICDAMGPELKERGLLFVGIDVIGGKWLTEINVTSPTGIVAISAFNNSDVAAMIWGAIEARLKT from the coding sequence ATGAAGATCGCGGTACAGATGGACCCGATGCCCGGCATCAACATCAAGGGCGACAGCAGCTTTGCGCTGATGCTGTCGGCGCAGGCGCGCGGCTATACGCTCTATCATTACGATGTCGAGACGCTGACTTATGAGGCGGGGCAGGTGACGTGCCATGCCCACCCGGTGACGGTCCGCGCCGTGCAGGGCGACCATTTCACTTTCGGCGATCCGGTACGGCTCGATCTGGGCGAGGATGTCGATGTCGTGCTGATGCGGCAGGACCCACCGTTCGATGTTGGCTACATCACCGCGACGCACATTCTCGAGCGGCTGAAGGGCCGCACCTTGGTGGTCAACGACCCCGCGTCGGTCCGCAACGCACCCGAAAAGGTCTATGTGCTCGATTTCGAGCGTTTCATGCCGCCGACTTTGGTCACCCGCTCGCTCGACGAGGTCAGGCGCTTTCAGCAGAAGCACGGCGCGATCGTGGTCAAGCCGCTGCACGGCAATGGCGGCAAGGCGGTGTTTCTGGTTGGTGAGGATGGCGCCAATCTCTCTGCGCTGGTCGAGCTGTTCGGCCAGATATGGCGCGAGCCGTTCATGGTGCAGCCGTTCCTTCCCGAGGTCGCGCAAGGCGACAAGCGAATCGTGCTGGTCGATGGCAAGGTAGCCGGCGCAATCAACCGCAAGCCGGGCGAGGGCGAGTTCCGCTCAAACCTCGCAGTGGGGGGCTACGCCGAATCCGCCACGCTGACCGAGCGCGAGCAGGAGATCTGCGACGCGATGGGCCCCGAGCTCAAGGAACGCGGACTGCTGTTCGTGGGTATTGATGTGATCGGAGGCAAATGGCTGACCGAGATCAACGTCACATCGCCCACCGGCATCGTCGCGATCAGCGCTTTTAACAACAGCGACGTCGCAGCGATGATCTGGGGTGCGATCGAGGCCCGCTTGAAGACATAG